A window from Malassezia japonica chromosome 1, complete sequence encodes these proteins:
- a CDS encoding uncharacterized protein (COG:E; EggNog:ENOG503NUZZ) — MSRTQPDLYGRAADNAASNDLNKIIRADYSDQHYRDLGKKANHMWRTSPIVSKFYHETGVVFRSGEHYENAKQWVEDGVRNAVAPVTDMENSVDAIQLPQAFGIKSSDEAVSAFPPSLRPHLGEAYTNFGRQVGYYNPQGGWAESKNATFATLDEARRLGAEVITNAQVASLLYKDPSYDQKKPRVCGAVTADGRKFYADRVVLAVGCWTRSMLHTLKVPLEREVVRPTAHCVLTMKLDPEVAQKFKGTPVTFNLYTGFYTFEPNADGILKCAIHGVRLLCLLTFQRGSDFPNPADYQGSAFPSVPTHKQVNKMLKEIRTLFPILQFEGPNKNASVHFTRICWYSDSIDENFLIDFHPNVDNLLVCSGDSGHAFKFLPVLGRLTSARLLHLESGTDELVPDFGLSSHQRRVFSFAHHLDMNDPKNLGKLSTDSMRIGEPEDEEPGEILEMGTPKAKL; from the exons ATGAGCCGTACACAACCGGACCTCT acggccgcgctgcggaCAATGCCGCATCGAACGATCTGAACAAGATCATCCGTGCGGATTACTCT GACCAGCACTACCGTGACCTGGGCAAAAAGGCGAACCATATGTGGCGCACGAGCCCAATCGTGTCCAAGTTCTACCACGAGACGGGTGTCGTGTTCCGCTCGGGCGAACACTACGAGAACGCGAAGCAGTGGGTCGAAGATGGCGTCCGGAACGCTGTCGCCCCGGTGACCGACATGGAGAACTCGGTGGATGCGATCCAGCTCCCGCAGGCTTTTGGCATCAAGAgctcggacgaggccgtGAGCGCCTTCCCTCCGTCCCTGCGTccgcacctcggcgaggcgtacACCAATTTCGGCAGGCAGGTCGGATACTACAACCCGCAGGGTGGCTGGGCTGAGTCGAAGAATGCCACGTTCGCTACCCTGGATGAGGCGCGCCGTTTGGGCGCCGAGGTGATTACCAACGCGCAGGTCGCGTCGCTGCTTTACAAGGACCCGTCTTACGACCAAAAGAAGCCCCGCGTGTGCGGTGCGGTcacggccgacggccgcaAGTTTTACGCGGACCGTGTCGTGCTCGCGGTCGGCTGCTGGACGCGTTCGATGCTCCATACACTCAaggtgccgctcgagcgcgaggtcgtTCGCCCGACCGCGCATTGTGTGCTTACGATGAAGCTCGACCCCGAGGTCGCCCAGAAGTTCAAGGGCACTCCGGTTACCTTTAACCTGTACAC CGGCTTTTACACGTTCGAGCCCAACGCGGATGGAATTCTGAAGTGCGCGATCCACGGTGTACGTCTCTTGTGTTTGCTCACCTTTCAGCGCGGAAGTGACTTCCCGAACCCAGCCGATTACCAGGGCTCGGCGTTCCCCAGCGTGCCTACGCACAAGCAGGTGAACAAAATGCTCAAGGAGATCCGCACCCTATTCCCCATTCTCCAGTTCGAGGGTCCGAACAAGAATGCGTCGGTCCATTTCACACGTATCTGCTGGTACAGCGACTCTATTGACGAAAACTTCCTGATTGACTTCCACCCGAATGTGGACAATCTGCTGGTGTGCTCGGGCGACTCGGGCCACGCCTTCAAG TTCCTTCCCGTCCTGGGCCGCCTTACTTCCGCGCGTCTGCTGCATCTCGAGAGTGGCACGGATGAGTTGGTGCCCGACTTTGGTCTTTCGAGCCACCAGCGACGGGTCTTCTCGTTTGCGCACCACTTGGACATGAACGACCCCAAGAACCTTGGCAAGCTCTCGACCGATTCGATGCGTATCGGTGAGCCTGAGGACGAGGAACCCGGCGAGATTCTTGAAATGGGCACTCCTAAGGCGAAGCTGTAG
- the CCT2 gene encoding T-complex protein 1 subunit beta (COG:O; EggNog:ENOG503NV78), translating into MSAPIFAQEATQERAENARLSSFVGALALGDLVKSTLGPKGMNKILQSVGGSNDIVVTNDGATILKSIYLDNPAAKILVNISKVQDDEVGDGTTSVCVLAAELLREAEQLVESHMHPQVVVDGYRIASKAALEALQASAQDHAADPKQFREDLLNIARTTLSSKVLSQDKDYFANLAVDAVLRLKGSTNLENIQIIKKLGGKLTDSYLDEGFILDKRIAPNSVKRLENAKILIANTSMDTDKIKVFGARVRVEGTGKLAEIERAERDKMKAKVDRIKAHGITCFVNRQLIYNYPESLLTDAGIMCIEHADFEGVERLALVTGGEITSTFDRPDLVRLGHCGEIEEVMIGEDKLIKFSGVAAGEACTVVLRGATSQMIDEAERSLHDALSVLSQTVKETRVTYGGGCAEMAMSNAVDEEARKTSGKKALAVEAFARALRQLPTILSDNAGLDSSDLVAKLRAAHHDGKSDMGLDLDSGKLASMAEMGVTESYKLKRQVVVSASEAAEMIMRVDDILKAAPRKREAH; encoded by the exons ATGTCTGCGCCTATTTTTGCGCAGGAG GCTACTCAAGAGCGTGCTGAGAATGCACGCCTGTCGTCGTttgtcggcgcgctggcgcttggCGATCTGGTAAAGAGCACATTGGGCCCGAAAGGCATGAACAAGATTCTGCAGTCGGTCGGCGGCTCGAACGACATTGTCGTGACGAACGATGGTGCGACGATCCTCAAGTCGATCTACCTTGATAACCCTGCGGCCAAGATCCTGGTGAATATCTCCAAGGtgcaggacgacgaggtgggCGATGGCACGACCAGTGTCTGTGTCCTTGCCGCAGAGCTTTTacgcgaggcggagcagctcgtcgagtcGCACATGCATCCTCAGGTCGTTGTGGACGGATACCGTATCGCGAGCAaggctgcgctcgaggcgctccaggcctcggcgcaggaCCACGCGGCTGACCCCAAGCAGTTCCGTGAGGACCTGCTGAATATCGCGCGGACCACGCTCTCCTCCAAGGTCCTGTCGCAGGACAAGGACTACTTTGCGAACCTTGCTGTGGATGCCGTTTTACGTCTCAAGGGCTCGACCAATCTGGAGAACATCCAGATCATCAAAAAGCTCGGTGGCAAGCTTACCGACAGCtacctcgacgagggctTCATTCTGGAcaagcgcatcgcgcccAACTCGGTCAAGCGCTTGGAAAACGCCAAGATCCTCATTGCCAACACCTCTATGGACACGGACAAGATCAAGGTGTTTGGTGCGCGTGTGCGTGTCGAAGGCACCGgcaagctcgccgagattgagcgtgcggagcgcgacAAGATGAAGGCCAAGGTCGACCGTATCAAGGCTCACGGTATCACCTGCTTTGTGAACCGCCAGCTGATCTACAACTACCCCGAGTCGCTCTTGACCGATGCCGGCATCATGTGCATTGAGCACGCCGACTTTGAGGGCGtggagcgccttgcgctcgtcaCTGGCGGCGAGATTACCAGCACCTTTGACCGCCCCGACCTCGTCCGTCTCGGCCACTGTGGCGAGATCGAGGAGGTGATGATTGGCGAGGACAAGCTGATCAAGTTCTCGGGTGTCGCCGCGGGCGAGGCCTGCACTGTGGTGCTGCGTGGCGCCACCTCTCAGATGATtgacgaggcggagcgtTCGCTGCACGATGCGCTCAGTGTCCTGAGCCAGACCGTGAAGGAGACGCGCGTGACCTACGGTGGTGGCTGCGCCGAGATGGCGATGAGCAACGCGGTggacgaagaggcgcgcaagaCTTCGGGAAAAAAGGCGCTTGCCGTCGAGGCGTTtgcacgcgcgctgcgccagctccCGACCATCCTGTCCGACAATGCGGGTCTCGATTCGTCCGACCTCGTGGCCAAGctgcgtgcagcgcaccacGACGGCAAGAGCGACATGGGTCTCGACCTGGACAGCGGCAAGCTCGCGTCGATGGCCGAGATGGGTGTCACGGAAAGCTACAAGCTGAAGCGGCAAGTCGTGGTCTCGGCCAGTGAGGCGGCCGAGATGATCATGCGCGTGGACGACATTCTGAAGGCGGCcccgcgcaagcgcgaaGCCCACTAG
- the cox5 gene encoding Cytochrome c oxidase subunit 5B, mitochondrial (EggNog:ENOG503P5Q4; TransMembrane:1 (o118-136i); COG:C) produces the protein MIGSVRAALPRVIPRNTTGYARTLITKSERWTPATAREGKLLEQSGAVELSKVLPNIESHWAKLSKEEQYSVYKQLEEIQRKDWKDLSVNEQKGAYFVAYGPYGPRKPVSPPGQTGRVIIGTALAAGFGIAGFYGVRSLAKPAPKSMTKEYQEEMTARAKENNQNPITGIASEGYKGKGHVI, from the exons ATGATTGGAAGTGTGCGTGCTGCTCTCCCCCGCGTGATTCCCCGTAATACGACGGGCTACGCTCGTACTTTGATCACCAAGAGTGAGCGCTGGACCCCCGCCACGGCCCGGGAAGGCAAGCTCCTGGAGCAGAGCGGTGCGGTCGAGCTCAGCAAGGTCCTGCCCAACATTGAGTCGCACTGGGCCAAGCTCTCCAAGGAGGAGCAGTACTCGGTGtacaagcagctcgaggagatCCAGCGCAAGGACTGGAAGGACCTCTCGGTCAACGAGCAGAAGGGTG CATACTTCGTTGCGTACGGCCCCTACGGCCCGCGCAAGCCCGTCTCTCCCCCGGGCCAGACTGGCCGCGTGATTATCGGCACTGCCCTCGCCGCTGGCTTCGGTATTGCCGGCTTCTACGGCGTCCGCTCGCTCG CTAAGCCCGCCCCCAAGTCCATGACCAAGGAGTACCAGGAGGAGATGACTGCCCGGGCCAAGGAGAACAACCAGAACCCCATCACTGGTATTGCGAGCGAGGGCTACAAGGGCAAGGGCCACGTCATCTAA
- the MET15 gene encoding adenosylmethionine cyclotransferase (EggNog:ENOG503NVTU; COG:E) encodes MSHFDTLQTPDAGTNARAVPIVASTSFVFNDSQHGADLFGLRAAGNIYSRIGNPTVDVFEKRMAALEGGIGAVAASSGQSAQAMALLSLASQGDNIVSSTLLYGGTYNQFKVLFPKWGVTTKFVNKLSAEEIEKSIDSRTKAVYIESISNPRYEVPDIKAIAEVAHKHGIPLVVDNTFGMGGYLIRPIEHGADIVVHSATKWIGGHGTTIAGVVIDSGNFDWSKSGRFPQFTEPSEGYHGLKFYEVLGPQAFIAYVRVVILRDLGSCMSAFDAFLLLQGLETLSLRAERHVSNSLKLAEYLEQHPQVSWVLYPGLKSHPTHERAKQLLTRGFGGVISFGVKGSEEDASKFVDSLKLASNLANVGDLKTLIIHPASTTHQQLTSEEQQASGVSNDLIRVSVGTEFIDDIKADFDQAFKVIA; translated from the exons ATGTCTCACTTTGATACTCTTCAG ACCCCTGACGCTGGCACCAACGCCCGTGCCGTGCCGATCGTGGCCTCCAC CTCGTTCGTCTTCAACGACTCGCAGCACGGTGCCGACCTCTTCGGTctgcgtgccgccggcAACAT CTACTCGCGTATCGGCAACCCCACCGTGGACGTGTTTGAGAAGCGCATGGCTGCCCTCGAGGGCGGTATCGGCGCTGTGGCCGCCTCCTCGGGCCAGTCCGCTCAGGCTATGGCGCTCCTGTCGCTCGCCTCGCAGGGCGACAACATCGTGTCGTCGACCCTCCTCTACGGCGGTACCTACAACCAGTTCAAGGTGCTCTTCCCCAAGTGGGGTGTCACGACCAAGTTCGTGAACAAGCTCTCTGCTGAGGAAATCGAGAAGTCGATCGACAGCCGCACCAAGGCTGTGTACATTGAGTCCATCTCGAACCCGCGCTACGAGGTGCCCGACATCAAGGccatcgccgaggtcgcgcacAAGCACGGCATTCCCCTCGTCGTGGACAACACCTTTGGTATGGGTGGTTACCTGATCCGCCCGATtgagcacggcgccgacATCGTCGTGCACTCGGCCACCAAGTGGATCGGTGGCCACGGCACGACCATCGCCGGTGTTGTCATCGACTCGGGCAACTTTGACTGGAGCAAGAGCGGTCGCTTCCCCCAGTTCACCGAGCCGTCGGAGGGTTACCACGGCCTCAAGTTCtacgaggtgctcggcccCCAGGCTTTCATCGCCTACGTCCGTGTGGTGATCCTGCGTGACCTCGGTAGCTGCATGAGTGCCTTTGACGCCTTTTTGCTCCTCCAGGGTCTCGAGACGCTCTCTctccgtgccgagcgccacgtGTCCAACTCGCTGAAGCTCGCCGagtacctcgagcagcacccGCAGGTGAGCTGGGTGCTCTACCCCGGCCTCAAGTCGCACCCCACccacgagcgcgccaagcagcTCCTTACCCGCGGCTTTGGTGGCGTGATCAGCTTCGGTGTCAAGGGCAGCGAGGAGGACGCCAGCAAGTTTGTCGACTCGCTCAAGCTCGCCTCGAACCTGGCCAACGTGGGTGACCTCAAGACCCTCATCATCCACCCTGCCTCGACCACCCACCAGCAGCTTACCTCCGAGGAGCAGCAGGCTTCGGGTGTCAGCAACGACCTGATCCGCGTCTCGGTCGGTACCGAGTTCATTGACGACATCAAGGCCGACTTTGACCAGGCGTTCAAGGTCATTGCCTAA
- the STR3 gene encoding cysteine-S-conjugate beta-lyase (EggNog:ENOG503NW0R; COG:E; COG:I) — protein sequence MADLPQQDEGFRFATLCTTTNDPAHRDQYGASSTPVYLTATFKGLPGAEFDYSRSGNPSRTVLQNHLSALQGCKHTYVLASGMACLDIITRMVKPRERIVAGDDLYGGTNRLLGILRTTYEIQVDHVDTTDAIIFERHLAQCAADYAEGRAGPVTMVMLESPTNPLLKICDIPRFVQIVRKHVPEALVIVDNTMLSPYLMRPLDMGVDIVYDSATKYLSGHHDIMAGVVACNRDDLAQRMYFTINSVGNSLAPLDSFLLLRGVKTLALRMDKMQVNAMQIAHFLQRLGFHVNYPGLRTHPGYAIHQRMSKGPGSVMSFETGDKELSARITAAVKLWGVSVSFGCVNSLLSMPCLMSHASIDPKVRAERGMPENLIRVCVGIEDVRDLLDDLTQALVSAGAIRQIGVAPDGTPEYERIPVQDEMEALRTQLRSNSLKNAPKPVVPDTLAVSAPGKVILFGEHAVVHGVTAIAACTALRCYGRVTPRTDKMLRLEMPDIALECEWAIDALPWAARPTTADVPTELDEKLVALLTPLVAQFPEGDRRQAASVACLYLYLYLGSPESHGQNFQIRSSLPISAGLGSSAAVSACLASSMLYTHGHRTLPTRADAPLPEADTSEINRWAFLAEKVIHGQPSGVDNTVATHGGAIAFSRALPTNALKENKMTQISGFDALRLLITDTGVPRNTKALVASVSAQKEEEPERMQAAFDTIQMLADEAQFLLEPPPGEMAVSRASLLERLGRLMDLNHLQLVQMRVGHPALETVRKTCAAQPHRLRAKLTGGGGGGCAITLLRDDMSEAQTDSLVQSLATYGFSSYETKVGGPGLGLLVQPSPESGAQATHFLHTPTDQLAAWAEASGTWAYT from the coding sequence ATGGCGGACCTCCCCCAGCAGGACGAGGGCTTCCGCTTCGCGACGCTGTGCACGACGACCAATGATCCGGCACACCGCGATCAGTACGGCGCGTCTTCGACGCCTGTCTACCTCACGGCGACCTTCAAGGGGCTGCCGGGCGCCGAGTTTGACTACTCGCGCTCCGGCAATCcgtcgcgcacggtgcTGCAGAACCATTTGTCGGCGCTCCAGGGGTGCAAGCACACCTATGTGCTAGCCTCGGGCATGGCATGCTTGGACATTATCACGCGCATGGTcaagccgcgcgagcgcatcgtcgcgggCGATGACTTGTACGGCGGCACAAACCGCCTGCTGGGCATTTTGCGCACCACGTACGAGATCCAGGTGGACCACGTCGACACGACCGACGCGATCATCTTTGAGcggcacctcgcgcagtgcgccgccgactaTGCCGAGGGGCGCGCAGGACCGGTGACCATGGTCATGCTCGAGTCGCCGACGAATCCTTTGCTCAAGATCTGCGACATTCCGCGGTTCGTGCAGATCGTCCGCAAGCACGTTCCGGAAGCGCTCGTGATTGTGGACAACACAATGCTCTCGCCCTACCTCATGCGCCCGCTCGATATGGGCGTCGACATCGTGTACGACTCGGCGACCAAGTACCTCTCGGGCCACCACGACATCATGGCCGGTGTCGTGGCGTGCAACCGCGATGACCTCGCACAGCGCATGTACTTTACGATCAACTCGGTGGGCAACtccctcgcgccgctcgactcattcctgctcctgcgcggcgtcaAGACGCTTGCACTGCGCATGGACAAGATGCAAGTGAACGCGATGCAGATCGCCCACTttctgcagcgcctcggcttcCACGTCAACTACCCGGgtctgcgcacgcacccGGGCTACGCAATCCACCAGCGCATGTCCAAGGGGCCGGGCTCGGTGATGAGCTTCGAGACGGGCGACAAGGAGCTCTCGGCGCGCATTACGGCCGCCGTCAAGTTATGGGGGGTTAGCGTGAGCTTCGGATGCGTCAACAGCTTGCTGAGCATGCCGTGCCTCATGTCGCACGCGAGCATCGACCCCAAGGTGCgcgcggagcgcggcaTGCCGGAAAACCTGATCCGCGTGTGCGTCGGCAtcgaggacgtgcgcgatctcctcgacgacctcacgcaggcgctcgtcagCGCGGGCGCCATCCGCCAGATCGGTGTCGCGCCGGACGGCACGCCCGAGTACGAGCGCATCCCGGTCCAGGACGAGATGgaggcgctgcgtacgCAGCTGCGTTCCAACTCGCTCAAGAACGCGCCGAAGCCGGTCGTCCCAGACACGCTCGCGGTGAGCGCCCCGGGCAAGGTTATTCTCTTTGGCGAGCACGCCGTAGTGCACGGCGTGACGGCCatcgcggcgtgcacggcgctgcggtgCTACGGACGCGTGACGCCGCGCACTGACAagatgctgcgcctcgagatGCCCGACATTGCGCTCGAGTGCGAGTGggcgatcgacgcgctgccgtgggccgcacggccgacgacggcggACGTCCcgaccgagctcgacgagaagctcgtggcgcttcttacgccgctcgtcgcacAGTTCCCCGAGggcgaccgccgccaggcggcgagcgtcgcctgccTCTATCTCTATCTCTACCTCGGCTCGCCCGAGAGCCATGGCCAAAATTTCCAGAtccgctcgtcgctgccgatCAGCGCGGGTCTCGGCAGCAGTGCCGCCGTGTCGGCGTGCCTTGCCTCGTCGATGCTCTACACGCACGGCCACCGTACCCtcccgacgcgcgccgatgcgccgttgcccgaggccgacaCGTCCGAGATCAATCGCTGGGCGTTCCTCGCAGAGAAGGTGATCCACGGCCagccgagcggcgtggACAACACCGTGgcgacgcacggcggcgcgatcgcCTTCTCGCGTGCGCTTCCGACCAATGCACTGAAGGAGAACAAAATGACGCAGATCAGCGGCTTCGACGCGTTGCGCCTGCTCATCACCGATACGGGCGTCCCGCGGAATACCAAGGCACTCGTCGCGAGTGTCAGTGCGCagaaggaggaggagccgGAGCGCATGCAGGCTGCGTTTGACACGATTCAgatgctcgccgacgaggcgcagttCCTGCTCGAGCCCCCGCCCGGCGAGATGGCCGTAagccgcgcgtcgctgttggagcgcctcggccgcctcaTGGACCTGAATCATCTTCAGCTCGTTCAGATGCGCGTCGGCCACCCCGCGCTGGAGACGGTACGCaagacgtgcgccgcgcagccccACCGTCTGCGCGCGAAGCtcaccggcggcggcggcggcggatgTGCCATtacgctcctgcgcgacgacatGAGCGAAGCGCAGACTGATTCCCTGGTCCAGTCGCTCGCGACTTACGGCTTCTCCTCGTACGAGACCAAGGTCGGCGGccccggcctcggcctgctcgtgcAACCCTCGCCGGAGAGCGGTGCACAAGCCACCCACTTCCTCCACACACCCAccgaccagctcgccgcgtggGCGGAGGCGTCGGGCACGTGGGCCTATACGTAg
- a CDS encoding uncharacterized protein (BUSCO:EOG0926307V; EggNog:ENOG503NWTY; COG:A) translates to MAGDEDERLVRFTGHAYFRQRLVLATLSSRPVRIDKIRPDDEEPGIRDFEAGFLRLLEKLTNGSTVEINYTGTSVYYRPGIVFGGAVTHDCGLSRSIGYFFEWIVLLAPFAKQEIALTLRGITTGMGDMGVDTLRTVTLPQLAMFMPLDSVSMLASSMELRIAKRGAPPQGGGEVFFRAPLIATLRPLNFVEPGRIRKIRGIASAVRVSPQMSNRMIDAARSVLNRYIPDLYLFSDVYRGEESGKSPGYAMSLVATSTTGTLHSSEATSAPGVTPEDVGLQAARQLLSEIQGGGCIDRSHQPMALVLMALGPEDVAKVRLGALTPQAVQCLRDIRDTLGVVFKIKPVPDTEEHIFSCVGVGFRGYKRVN, encoded by the coding sequence ATGGCGGgggacgaggacgagcgccttgtGCGCTTCACCGGCCATGCCTACTTTCGGCAGCGTCTCGTGCTAGcgacgctctcgtcgcGACCCGTGCGCATTGACAAGATCCGccccgacgacgaggagcccgGAATTCGCGACTTTGAGGCAGGCTTTTTGCGTCTGCTCGAAAAGCTGACCAATGGCAGCACGGTCGAGATCAACTACACAGGTACATCGGTCTACTACCGCCCCGGTATTGTGTTTGGCGGTGCGGTGACGCACGATTGCGGCctctcgcgctcgatcgGCTACTTTTTCGAGTGGATTGTGCTTTTGGCGCCGTTCGCAAAGCAGGAGATCGCGCTCACGCTCCGCGGCATCACGACCGGCATGGGGGACATGGGCGTggacacgctgcgcactGTGACGCTCCCGCAGCTCGCCATGTTTAtgccgctcgactcggTCTCGATGCTCGCGTCGTCCAtggagctgcgcatcgccaagcgcggcgcgcccccgcagggcggcggcgaggtcttcttccgcgcgccgctcatcgcgacgctgcgcccgctCAATTTTGTCGAGCCGGGACGCATCCGCAAGATCCGCGGCATTgccagcgccgtgcgcgtctcgccgcAGATGAGCAACCGCATGATCGACGCGGCCCGCAGCGTGCTGAACCGCTACATCCCTGATCTCTACCTCTTTTCCGACGTCTACCGCGGCGAGGAGTCGGGCAAGTCGCCAGGCTACGCCATGTCGCTCGTCGccacgtcgacgaccgGCACGCTGCATTCGTCCGAGGCGACCTCTGCCCCGGGCGTCACGCCCGAGGACGTGGGCTtgcaggccgcgcgccagctcCTCTCCGAGATCCAGGGAGGAGGATGCATCGACCGCAGCCACCAGCCGATGGCACTCGTGCTCATGGCGCTGGGACCGGAGGACGTCGCGAAagtgcgcctcggcgcgctgacGCCTCAGGCCGTGCAGTGCCTCCGTGATATCCGCGACACGCTTGGTGTCGTGTTCAAGATCAAGCCCGTGCCGGACACCGAGGAGCACATCTTCTcctgcgtcggcgtcggcttCCGCGGCTACAAGCGGGTGAATTAA
- a CDS encoding uncharacterized protein (COG:S; EggNog:ENOG503NVBH), with the protein MGDDYVPSNVKGIFVAEFLVREGNTIVYTYPETLPVDGFEWKVLPSGGHDVASDTIHFECGNVEGAVLFCVAAFRSRRFSEEEMANDTQNRRGARSVSVGVVLACTSSNPSQELAEFLPHIAHLERLADEVVHGAPPNTVQSYADRYRYRAEATLDPTSSLARCSIEHLAYDPVTYLCAMNRFLGPLFVPLIKLLQLPKKRLLLYCPAPVERGAIVAFNLAEIVHAAYVHAGRAPGDVRVRGLVSLHDLAVLQREAEQDADDRAWVAWTSDKIFMDKLEVFDVFLDVSAFAYPGAAPRVPLARPLATRVERSREPPAALGLSWSSRDLALYLELAEQERQYETILQTHERVAFDAWRTMPERVNTGGLRVVLPAAWTYLQQDARSLPVGYAIVWLACLRVWLAEWWLIRSQLQVAIPISLVFPLGVRADGGISTGIVDLTDTEMSESDEDEVESLDSVLRADNTHKSDVRSIAESLKDSARSIASEHDDESIYSQDDPLVAACGLGTPRPDRVHRSSSHASLPSPRRPPPRERTITPAHPRFNPCLAPLLPLETMSSVYLFTLWSSYVRAMHVQASAYLGERVEAVPTSHGESAPLLQHRAIAMSPRDFGALSLDASNELDRAMLSNILAQYGCKLRVTRGWWPWA; encoded by the exons ATGGGGGATGACTACGTCCCGTCGAACGTCAAGGGCATCTTTGTCGCCGAGTtcctcgtgcgcgagggcAATACAATCGTCTATACGTATCCAGAGACGCTCCCAGTCGACGGCTTCGAATGGAAGGTCCTGCCCAGCGGCGGCCACGACGTCGCGAGCGACACGATCCACTTTGAATGCGGAAATGTAGAAGGTGCCGTGCTCTTTTGCGTCGCCGCGTttcgctcgcgccgcttctCGGAAGAGGAGATGGCGAACGATACCCAGaaccgccgcggcgctcgctcggTGAGCGTCGGCGTGGTGCTTG CGTGCACCTCTTCGAATCCCAGCCAGGAACTCGCCGAGTTTCTGCCGCACATTGcccacctcgagcgcctcgcggacgaggtggtgcatggcgcgccgccgaatACCGTGCAGTCGTACGCGGACCGCTACCGctaccgcgccgaggcgacgctcgatCCAACGTCGAGCCtggcgcggtgctcgatcgagcacctcgcgtaCGACCCTGTAACCTACCTCTGTGCCATGAACCGCTTCCTCGGACCCCTCTTTGTTCCCCTCATCAAGCTCTTACAGCTTCCCAAAAAACGCCTGCTCCTCTACTGCCCGGCACCGGTCGAGCGGGGCGCGATCGTCGCGTTCAACCTCGCAGAGATCGTGCATGCGGCGTACGTgcacgcaggccgcgcgccgggcgacgtCCGTGTGCGTGGCCTCGTGAGCCtgcacgacctcgccgtgctccAGCGGGAGGCGGAGCAGGACGCCGATGACCGCGCGTGGGTCGCATGGACCTCGGACAAGATCTTTATGGACAAGCTCGAGGTGTTTGACGTCTTTTTGGACGTGTCGGCGTTTGCGTATcctggcgccgcgccgcgtgtgccgctcgcacgcccgctcgcgacgcgcgtcgagcgctcgcgcgagccgccggccgcgctcggcctctcGTGGAGCTCGCGCGACCTGGCCTTGTAcctcgagcttgcggaGCAGGAGCGGCAGTACGAGACTATTTTGCAGACGCACGAACGCGTCGCATTTGACGCGTGGCGCACCATGCCCGAGCGCGTCAATACGGGGGGGCTGCGTGTCGTGCTGCCGGCCGCGTGGACGTACCTGCAGCAGGACGCACGATCGCTCCCGGTCGGCTACGCGATTGTCTGGCTCGCATGCCTACGTGTGTGGCTCGCTGAGTGGTGGCTGATCCGCTCGCAGCTCCAGGTCGCGATCCCTATTTCGCTCGTCTTtccgctcggcgtgcgcgccgacggcggcaTCAGCACCGGCATCGTGGACCTGACCGACACGGAAATGTCtgagagcgacgaggacgaggtcgagtcgctcgactcggTGCTGCGTGCTGACAACACGCACAAAAGCGACGTGCGCTCCATTGCCGAGTCGCTCAAGgactcggcacgcagcatCGCATccgagcacgacgacgagagCATCTACTCGCAGGACGACCCCTTGGTCGCCGCATGCGGGCTCGGGACGCCCCGCCCGGATCGCGTGCACCGCTCTTCATCGCACGCGAGTCTcccgtcgccgaggcgtccgccgccgcgcgaacGCACCATCACGCCGGCGCACCCGCGCTTCAACCCGTGCCTCGCCCCGCTCTTGCCGCTCGAGACAATGTCGAGCGTGTACCTCTTTACGCTGTGGAGCAGCTATGTGCGCGCGATGCACGTCCAGGCGTCGGCgtacctcggcgagcgcgtcgaggcggtgccGACATCGCACGGCGAgtcggcgccgctcctgcAGCACCGCGCGATCGCCATGTCGCCCCGCGACTTTGGCGCActctcgctcgacgcatCGAACGAGCTTGATCGTGCGATGCTGAGCAACATTCTCGCGCAGTACGGTTGCAAGCTGCGCGTCACCCGCGGATGGTGGCCGTGGGCATAG